The Brasilonema sennae CENA114 genome includes a region encoding these proteins:
- a CDS encoding RidA family protein has product MRKQLINPPQLYDGRPHGMSHAVIDTASATVYISGQVDWDVNHQVSCHTVEGQLSNVLTNLKVVLDASGSSVENLLSLRIYVRGELGEFMGTIAPIIGQFLAESRPALTGIGVSSLASPETLVEIEATAALK; this is encoded by the coding sequence ATGAGAAAGCAACTTATTAATCCGCCACAACTCTATGATGGAAGACCACACGGAATGTCCCATGCTGTTATCGATACCGCATCGGCTACCGTTTACATTTCTGGTCAAGTTGACTGGGATGTGAACCATCAAGTCTCATGCCATACCGTCGAGGGGCAACTCTCGAACGTGCTAACGAACCTAAAGGTCGTCCTAGATGCATCGGGAAGCTCCGTAGAGAATCTGCTTAGCCTTCGCATCTATGTTCGTGGTGAACTTGGAGAATTTATGGGGACTATCGCACCAATTATCGGGCAATTTCTAGCAGAATCGCGCCCCGCTCTTACTGGCATCGGTGTTTCCTCACTTGCCTCTCCAGAAACATTGGTTGAAATTGAGGCAACAGCAGCACTTAAGTGA
- a CDS encoding nuclear transport factor 2 family protein, giving the protein MQFLGETKEQSTAAEVFADSLALITKDIQAWVELFAENAVVEFPYASALGSPQRLEGKPAIYNYMKDALAQMQNLVFTNIRAYPTSNPNVLFAEVHGKAIIVATGRHYQQDYVMRLETKDGKIIHYREYWNPVPVLDAFGSTQNLRQSFNAQ; this is encoded by the coding sequence ATGCAATTTTTAGGTGAAACAAAAGAACAATCTACGGCTGCTGAGGTTTTTGCTGACAGTCTCGCACTGATTACAAAGGATATTCAAGCCTGGGTAGAGCTGTTTGCCGAAAATGCAGTCGTTGAATTTCCGTATGCTTCTGCTCTCGGTTCACCACAACGATTAGAAGGCAAACCTGCCATCTACAACTACATGAAAGACGCGTTAGCACAGATGCAAAATTTGGTATTCACGAACATTCGTGCCTACCCAACGTCAAACCCTAATGTTCTATTTGCTGAGGTGCATGGGAAAGCCATAATTGTCGCTACAGGTCGTCACTATCAGCAAGATTATGTGATGCGACTGGAAACCAAGGATGGCAAGATCATCCACTACCGTGAATACTGGAACCCTGTCCCCGTTCTTGATGCGTTCGGTAGCACACAAAATTTGCGTCAATCTTTTAATGCACAGTAA
- a CDS encoding NAD(P)H-binding protein gives MKIVIAAASGNIGRRTAEKIIQAGAETILLARHPEKLADLVTQGATVKPISSDDTQGLIEATQNADALFWLTPPKLDAPSLRDWCIQTAMAAAKAVRENGVKRVVNISGIGAGSASNLGTVSFGGNVESIFNQTTANVLHLRPGYFMENFLDQVEFIRRDDTVYFPYASDHDIPWISTDDIGDEAAKYLLNDGWAGHWTRNLMGSENLTLFETTAVLSQVLNRPIKYVQVTIESIQQRLALTGATPDVQRELGNLYRALGNPDGVYATVRTPEAVTPTTFEQFVKNKLFPNNLALTH, from the coding sequence ATGAAAATTGTGATTGCAGCCGCATCAGGCAATATTGGACGACGCACCGCAGAGAAAATCATCCAGGCTGGTGCTGAAACTATTCTTCTGGCACGACATCCAGAGAAGTTGGCTGATTTAGTGACTCAAGGTGCCACGGTGAAGCCAATCAGCAGCGATGATACTCAAGGGTTGATCGAGGCAACCCAAAATGCAGATGCTTTGTTTTGGCTGACTCCACCGAAACTTGATGCACCAAGCTTACGCGACTGGTGCATCCAGACGGCAATGGCTGCAGCTAAAGCAGTGCGTGAAAACGGTGTCAAGCGAGTCGTCAACATTTCTGGCATTGGTGCGGGTTCAGCATCAAACTTGGGTACAGTCTCATTTGGTGGAAACGTCGAATCGATCTTCAACCAAACTACAGCAAATGTGCTGCATTTGCGTCCCGGCTATTTCATGGAGAATTTTCTAGATCAAGTTGAATTCATTCGGCGAGACGATACCGTATACTTCCCCTATGCCAGCGATCATGATATTCCTTGGATTAGTACTGACGATATCGGCGATGAGGCAGCAAAATATCTACTCAATGATGGTTGGGCAGGTCATTGGACTCGGAATTTAATGGGATCCGAAAATTTAACGCTGTTTGAAACAACTGCTGTCCTTTCACAAGTGCTCAATCGCCCGATCAAATATGTCCAGGTGACTATTGAATCGATCCAGCAGCGCCTTGCATTGACGGGCGCAACACCTGATGTACAACGAGAGTTGGGCAATCTGTATCGTGCCCTTGGCAATCCTGACGGAGTTTATGCGACAGTACGAACACCTGAAG